In Rubrivirga marina, the following are encoded in one genomic region:
- a CDS encoding sugar MFS transporter, whose protein sequence is MRGPFAVVTTLFFLWGFITVMVDALVPRLKAVFELSYFEAALVQFAFFAAYLLLSIPSGVLIARVGYKRGVVVGLLAMGVGCLLFVPAAGLRVYALFLLAMFVLAGGITVLQVAANPYVAALGPARTASSRLNLAQAFNSLGTTIAPLVGAAFILGNTVLSSGEIAGLGEAERAAYYAAEAGTVQTPFVVLAAVLAVLAVAFGVFNLPKILETDDHASGSYRGALASKALVWGAVGIFLYVGAEVTIGSYLVNYFLALDVAALVADTPWLAGIAGFLSGGDYETFNVERLAGTFVALYWGGAMVGRFVGAALLQTVSPGRLLTVFSGVAIVLLAVSAASGGVLAMAAILAVGLVNSIQFATIFTLAIDGLGPHTAQGSGVLCTAIVGGAVVPPLYGALADAVGVQPAFLLLTLCYGTIAAYGLSRARATPEVPDPEAPLSAVTV, encoded by the coding sequence ATGCGCGGCCCGTTCGCCGTCGTCACGACGCTGTTCTTCCTGTGGGGCTTCATCACGGTCATGGTCGACGCGCTCGTGCCGCGGCTGAAGGCCGTGTTCGAGCTGAGCTACTTCGAGGCGGCGCTCGTCCAGTTCGCCTTTTTCGCGGCGTACCTCCTCCTGTCGATCCCGAGCGGGGTCCTGATCGCGCGCGTCGGCTACAAGCGGGGCGTGGTCGTGGGGCTGCTGGCGATGGGCGTGGGGTGCCTGTTGTTCGTCCCGGCGGCCGGGCTCCGGGTGTACGCGCTGTTCCTCCTGGCGATGTTCGTCCTCGCGGGCGGGATCACCGTGTTGCAGGTGGCCGCGAACCCGTACGTCGCGGCCCTCGGCCCGGCGCGGACAGCCTCGTCCCGGCTCAACCTCGCGCAGGCGTTCAACTCGCTCGGCACGACGATCGCTCCGCTCGTGGGCGCCGCGTTCATCCTGGGCAACACGGTGTTGTCGTCGGGCGAGATCGCCGGCCTCGGGGAGGCCGAGCGGGCGGCCTACTACGCCGCCGAGGCGGGCACCGTCCAGACGCCGTTCGTGGTGCTGGCGGCCGTTCTCGCCGTGCTGGCCGTCGCGTTCGGCGTCTTCAACCTGCCGAAGATCCTCGAGACCGACGACCACGCCTCGGGCAGCTACCGCGGCGCGCTCGCGTCGAAGGCGCTCGTGTGGGGTGCCGTCGGCATCTTCCTCTACGTCGGCGCGGAGGTCACGATCGGGAGCTACCTCGTCAACTACTTCCTGGCGCTCGACGTGGCCGCGCTGGTGGCCGACACGCCTTGGTTGGCAGGCATTGCGGGCTTCCTATCGGGCGGCGACTACGAGACGTTCAACGTGGAGCGGCTGGCGGGCACGTTCGTCGCGCTCTACTGGGGCGGGGCCATGGTGGGCCGGTTCGTCGGCGCCGCGTTGCTCCAGACCGTCTCGCCGGGCCGGCTGCTCACCGTGTTCTCCGGCGTCGCCATCGTCCTGCTGGCCGTCTCGGCCGCCAGCGGCGGCGTACTCGCCATGGCCGCGATTCTGGCCGTCGGCCTCGTCAACTCGATCCAGTTCGCGACGATCTTCACGCTCGCCATCGACGGGCTGGGGCCGCACACGGCGCAGGGCTCGGGTGTCCTGTGCACGGCCATCGTCGGCGGCGCCGTGGTCCCCCCGCTCTACGGCGCGCTCGCCGACGCCGTCGGCGTCCAGCCGGCGTTCCTGCTTCTCACACTCTGCTACGGGACGATCGCGGCGTACGGCCTCAGCCGTGCCCGCGCCACGCCCGAGGTGCCCGACCCTGAGGCGCCGCTCTCCGCCGTTACCGTCTGA
- the galK gene encoding galactokinase, producing MSSLSALIVGAFRTRFGAAPALVARAPGRVNLIGEHTDYNDGFVMPLALEQAVWLAARPRSDRRVVLHSLDVDEPAAFDLDDAEHEAGWAEYPKGVAWALGEAGHDLAGFEGVLTSDVPRGAGLSSSAALELAVARAFAAVSGIDWDGRAMALAGQRAENGWVGVNCGVMDQMASALGEPDHAILLDCRSLATTPVPLPAGTVALVLDTGTRRGLVDSAYNERRAACERAAEALGVPALRDVAPERLAEAEGRLDATALRRARHVVTENARVLEAAEAMRAGDPVRLGALMDQSHASLRDDYEVSSDALDAFVEAARAQPGCHGARMTGAGFGGCAVALVDADRADTVAEAAAATYRRQTGHTPATLVAHASRGASLEPLPTPP from the coding sequence ATGTCTAGTCTCTCCGCCCTCATCGTCGGGGCGTTCCGCACCCGGTTCGGGGCGGCGCCCGCGCTCGTGGCCCGGGCGCCCGGGCGCGTCAACCTCATCGGCGAGCACACCGACTACAACGACGGCTTCGTGATGCCCCTCGCGCTGGAGCAGGCCGTGTGGCTCGCGGCCCGCCCGCGCAGCGACCGCCGCGTCGTGCTCCACAGCCTCGACGTAGACGAGCCCGCCGCCTTCGACCTCGACGACGCGGAGCACGAGGCGGGGTGGGCCGAGTACCCGAAGGGCGTGGCGTGGGCGCTCGGGGAGGCGGGGCACGACCTGGCCGGGTTCGAAGGCGTCCTCACGTCCGACGTGCCGCGCGGGGCGGGGCTGTCGTCGTCGGCCGCGCTGGAGCTGGCCGTCGCGCGCGCGTTCGCCGCCGTCTCCGGGATCGACTGGGACGGCCGGGCGATGGCGCTCGCCGGCCAGCGCGCCGAGAACGGCTGGGTCGGCGTCAACTGCGGCGTGATGGACCAGATGGCGTCGGCGCTGGGCGAGCCGGACCACGCGATCCTGCTGGACTGCCGGTCGCTCGCGACCACGCCGGTCCCGCTGCCGGCCGGGACGGTCGCGCTCGTCCTCGACACCGGCACGCGGCGGGGGCTGGTCGACAGCGCCTACAACGAGCGCCGCGCGGCGTGCGAGCGGGCGGCCGAGGCCCTCGGTGTCCCGGCCCTCCGCGACGTCGCGCCCGAGAGACTGGCCGAGGCCGAAGGTCGGCTCGACGCGACGGCGCTCCGTCGGGCCCGCCACGTCGTGACCGAGAACGCCCGCGTGCTGGAGGCCGCCGAGGCCATGCGCGCCGGCGACCCCGTCCGCCTCGGCGCGTTGATGGACCAGAGCCACGCCAGCCTCCGCGACGACTACGAGGTCTCGAGCGACGCGCTCGACGCCTTCGTCGAGGCCGCGCGCGCGCAGCCCGGCTGCCACGGCGCCCGGATGACCGGCGCCGGCTTCGGCGGCTGCGCCGTCGCCCTCGTCGACGCCGACCGGGCCGACACCGTCGCCGAGGCGGCCGCGGCGACGTACCGTCGGCAGACCGGCCACACCCCGGCGACGCTCGTCGCCCACGCCTCACGTGGCGCGTCCCTCGAACCCCTCCCCACACCCCCATGA
- a CDS encoding discoidin domain-containing protein, with amino-acid sequence MSRLLVLLAAFAVGAPALAQGTVRFNDQDLWLSGGNVAWVDFARDIGPGTTDLARFEEAFSDLHASGGNTMRLWLHTTGDATPAYSATEVGAITGPGAGAIEDLEAILDLAWEHEVGLVLCLWSFDMLQNGRSPAKLAQNRALLESAELTQTYIDNALTPMVEALADHPAIIAWEIFNEPEGMTGQFGWTPERVNMTHVQRFVNQTAGAIHRAAPEALVTNGSWSFRASSDVVPGPNNKNYYSDAELVAAGGDELGTLDFYSVHYYEWGGTQLSPFHHDADHWGLDKPIVMAEFFLGGGHSGSGDGDEDAIFGVPYEDAYTTLYDRGYAGGLGWQWFNYPTGAEGVVNWPRILENAAAMFERHPEVVDVDAGFRLMSFTASPEGIEAGGESVLSWETSGASVSIDGAPVGPAGSLTVTPTETTTYTLVATDLDDASNTETAEVTVRVLDPSEVNRALDGTTTGSTWETCCGAPLVPGLATDGDASTRWASAWNDGSNGGTPDAQLDDDPDDEWLAVDLGAAYAVERVVLSWEAAFGEAYAIETSLDGQGWTSVFTETAGDGGTDEIVLDEPATARHVRMHGARRTTIAGQQYGYSLWELAVFGLPAGDVAAEAGTVGGVRLDAPRPNPAAGAAALGFHLAEAGPVRLDVFDATGRRVAVLVDEARPAGSHAVSFDVSGLSGGVYLVRLGAGGETLARPLAVAR; translated from the coding sequence ATGTCCCGACTCCTCGTCCTGCTGGCGGCGTTCGCCGTCGGCGCCCCGGCTCTCGCCCAGGGCACCGTCCGCTTCAACGACCAAGACCTCTGGCTGAGCGGCGGCAACGTCGCGTGGGTCGACTTCGCCCGAGACATCGGGCCGGGGACGACGGACCTCGCCCGGTTCGAGGAGGCGTTCTCCGACCTCCACGCGAGTGGGGGCAACACGATGCGCCTCTGGCTCCACACGACCGGCGACGCCACGCCGGCCTACAGCGCCACCGAGGTCGGCGCGATCACCGGGCCGGGGGCGGGGGCCATCGAGGACCTAGAGGCCATCCTCGACCTCGCGTGGGAGCACGAGGTCGGCCTCGTCCTCTGCCTGTGGTCGTTCGACATGCTCCAGAATGGGCGGTCGCCGGCGAAGCTGGCGCAGAACCGGGCGCTCCTTGAGAGCGCGGAGCTCACGCAGACCTACATCGACAACGCGCTCACGCCGATGGTGGAGGCGCTCGCCGATCACCCGGCGATCATCGCGTGGGAGATCTTCAACGAGCCCGAGGGGATGACGGGGCAGTTCGGGTGGACGCCCGAGCGGGTCAACATGACGCACGTCCAGCGGTTCGTGAACCAGACGGCCGGGGCCATCCACCGCGCGGCGCCCGAGGCGCTGGTGACCAACGGGTCGTGGAGCTTCCGCGCGTCGTCGGACGTGGTGCCGGGGCCGAACAACAAGAACTACTACAGCGACGCCGAGCTGGTCGCGGCCGGCGGCGACGAGTTGGGGACGCTCGACTTCTACAGCGTCCACTACTACGAGTGGGGCGGGACGCAGCTCTCGCCGTTCCACCACGACGCGGACCACTGGGGCCTCGACAAGCCCATCGTCATGGCCGAGTTCTTCCTCGGCGGCGGCCACAGCGGCTCCGGCGACGGCGACGAGGACGCCATCTTCGGCGTGCCCTACGAGGACGCGTACACCACGCTCTACGACCGCGGCTACGCGGGCGGCCTCGGCTGGCAGTGGTTCAACTACCCGACCGGCGCCGAGGGCGTCGTCAACTGGCCGCGGATCCTGGAGAACGCGGCGGCCATGTTCGAGCGCCACCCGGAGGTGGTGGACGTCGACGCCGGGTTTCGACTGATGTCGTTCACAGCGTCGCCGGAGGGCATCGAGGCGGGCGGGGAGAGCGTGCTCTCCTGGGAGACCAGCGGGGCGAGCGTGTCGATCGACGGTGCGCCCGTCGGCCCGGCCGGGAGCCTGACCGTCACGCCGACGGAGACGACGACCTACACGCTCGTCGCCACCGACCTCGACGACGCCTCCAACACCGAGACGGCGGAGGTCACGGTCCGCGTGCTCGACCCGAGCGAGGTCAACCGCGCGCTCGACGGGACGACGACGGGCTCCACGTGGGAGACGTGCTGCGGCGCCCCGCTCGTCCCGGGCCTCGCGACCGACGGCGACGCGTCTACACGCTGGGCGAGCGCCTGGAACGACGGCTCGAATGGCGGCACGCCCGACGCCCAACTCGACGACGACCCCGACGACGAGTGGTTGGCGGTCGACCTCGGCGCGGCGTACGCCGTCGAGCGCGTCGTGCTCTCGTGGGAGGCCGCCTTCGGGGAGGCCTACGCCATCGAGACGTCGCTCGACGGTCAAGGCTGGACGTCCGTCTTTACCGAGACCGCGGGCGACGGGGGGACCGACGAGATCGTGCTCGATGAGCCCGCGACGGCCCGGCACGTCCGGATGCACGGGGCCCGGCGGACGACGATCGCGGGGCAGCAGTACGGCTACTCGCTGTGGGAGCTCGCCGTGTTCGGGCTCCCGGCCGGCGACGTTGCCGCCGAGGCGGGGACAGTCGGGGGCGTCCGCCTCGACGCGCCGCGCCCGAACCCGGCGGCGGGCGCGGCGGCCCTAGGCTTCCACCTCGCCGAAGCCGGCCCGGTGCGCCTCGACGTGTTCGATGCGACCGGCCGCCGCGTGGCGGTGCTCGTGGACGAGGCCCGGCCGGCCGGGTCGCACGCGGTTTCGTTCGATGTCTCCGGCCTGAGCGGCGGCGTCTACCTCGTCCGCCTCGGGGCTGGCGGCGAGACGCTCGCCCGGCCCCTCGCCGTCGCCCGCTGA
- a CDS encoding sugar phosphate nucleotidyltransferase produces MRLIVPMGGRGTRLRPLSHTTPKPLLPLLGRPAIVRILDAFAAGLGRPVDEVVFVTGPDASADVRGALTAACEAHGLRAAFAVQPEPLGTAHAVACAGAALEGEVLTCWADTLFAPAGPAPLGAADLIAWTVEVEDPRRFGVAVRDEGGRVVRLVEKPQTTEHRETLVGAYYVRDGAALRTVLDDMLASKATGAGGEYQLTDAYDRLVQNGARMETAPVARWLDTGTLDSYRQTVRALLEAGEADPAGLGPEAEGVEAPSFVHPEAVVRRSRVGPYAMIEAGAVVEDAEVRDSVVMAGAAVRRARLAASVIGERAVVDGLSGTFVLGADAEVRDDV; encoded by the coding sequence ATGCGCCTGATCGTCCCGATGGGCGGCCGTGGCACGCGGCTCCGCCCGCTCAGCCACACGACGCCGAAGCCGCTGCTCCCGCTGCTCGGCCGACCGGCCATCGTCCGGATCCTCGACGCCTTCGCCGCTGGCCTCGGGCGGCCCGTGGACGAGGTCGTGTTCGTGACCGGCCCCGACGCCTCGGCCGACGTCCGCGGGGCGCTCACGGCGGCGTGCGAGGCCCACGGGCTCCGGGCCGCGTTCGCCGTCCAGCCCGAGCCGCTCGGCACGGCCCACGCGGTCGCCTGCGCCGGCGCCGCGCTGGAGGGCGAGGTCCTGACCTGCTGGGCCGACACCCTCTTCGCGCCGGCCGGTCCCGCGCCCCTCGGTGCTGCCGACCTCATCGCGTGGACCGTCGAGGTCGAGGACCCACGCCGGTTCGGCGTGGCCGTCCGCGACGAGGGCGGGCGGGTCGTGCGTCTCGTCGAGAAGCCGCAGACGACCGAGCACCGCGAGACGCTGGTCGGCGCGTACTACGTCCGCGACGGGGCCGCGCTGCGAACGGTCCTCGACGACATGCTCGCGAGCAAGGCCACGGGCGCGGGCGGCGAGTACCAGCTGACTGACGCTTACGACCGGCTCGTCCAGAATGGCGCCCGCATGGAGACGGCGCCGGTCGCCCGGTGGCTCGACACCGGCACGCTCGACAGCTACCGCCAGACGGTCCGCGCGCTCCTCGAGGCGGGCGAGGCCGACCCGGCCGGCCTCGGGCCCGAGGCGGAGGGCGTCGAGGCCCCATCGTTCGTCCACCCCGAGGCCGTCGTGCGGCGGTCGCGGGTGGGGCCGTACGCCATGATCGAGGCAGGGGCCGTGGTGGAGGACGCCGAGGTCCGCGACAGCGTCGTGATGGCGGGCGCCGCCGTCCGCCGGGCGCGACTGGCGGCCTCGGTCATCGGCGAGCGAGCCGTGGTCGACGGGCTGAGCGGGACGTTCGTGCTGGGGGCCGACGCTGAGGTGCGAGACGATGTCTAG
- a CDS encoding glycoside hydrolase family 9 protein, whose protein sequence is MRSLLAVLLVATAAQAQTDAIRLNQIGFYPDGPKTAVVVDAEAETFTVRPAGGGEAVYSGAFGAAETWGPSGETVRLAEFSDLAAPGEYVVEVDGVGTSYPFAVSGHVHQEVARGALKAYYYMRASEPLEAAYAGRWARPAGHPDDRVLVHNSAATAGRPAGTVISAPGGWYDAGDYNKYVVNSGISVGTLLLLMEQYPAYAAALDTGIPESGDGVPDLLDETLVNVRWMLAMQDEDGGVYHKLTTANFEGEVMPHRATATRYVVQKGTAATLDFAATMAQASRVVSGYDDAFPGLADSLRTAAEAAWVWARANPTVAYNQGALSDPAISTGAYGDGTFSDEFDWAAWELFLTTGDAAYLAARPIPTRPSIGTPWWGGVREMGYYSLLTHREDIGDEVDVDALRDALLRQADAFLADREGSAYDVVMGGQTSQFNWGSNSNAGNQGVALVLAYQLTGDRRYLDAAISNLDYLLGRNATGFSFLTGFGDKTPMHIHHRPSQADGIADPVPGLLAGGPHAGGQDVGPNSWQCDDYRTTPAASYVDDWCSYATNEITINWNAPLVYLASAIEAELSETGLPSAAEGEPRGALPVEGYPNPFRAEATIRFELASASDVTVRVFDVLGREVGRPLDGAPRGAGVHRVPFDARALGGGLYLYRVETAGAAAGGTLTHVR, encoded by the coding sequence ATGCGCTCGCTTCTCGCCGTTCTCCTCGTCGCCACGGCTGCCCAGGCCCAGACCGACGCGATCCGCCTCAATCAGATCGGGTTCTACCCGGACGGGCCAAAGACGGCCGTCGTGGTCGACGCCGAGGCCGAGACGTTCACGGTCCGCCCGGCCGGCGGCGGCGAGGCCGTCTACAGCGGCGCGTTCGGCGCGGCCGAGACGTGGGGTCCGTCCGGCGAGACGGTCCGCCTCGCGGAGTTCTCGGACCTGGCCGCGCCCGGGGAGTACGTCGTCGAGGTCGACGGGGTCGGCACGTCGTACCCGTTCGCCGTGTCCGGCCACGTCCACCAGGAGGTCGCGCGGGGGGCGCTGAAGGCGTACTACTATATGCGGGCGTCCGAGCCGCTGGAGGCGGCGTACGCCGGGCGGTGGGCCCGGCCGGCGGGGCACCCCGACGACCGCGTCCTCGTCCACAACTCGGCGGCGACCGCGGGCCGGCCGGCGGGCACCGTGATCTCGGCACCGGGCGGGTGGTACGACGCGGGCGACTACAACAAGTACGTCGTCAACTCCGGCATCTCGGTCGGTACGCTGCTCCTCCTGATGGAGCAGTACCCCGCGTACGCCGCGGCGCTCGACACGGGCATCCCCGAGAGCGGCGACGGCGTGCCCGACCTCCTCGACGAGACGCTGGTCAACGTCCGCTGGATGCTCGCGATGCAGGACGAGGACGGCGGCGTCTACCACAAGCTGACGACGGCCAACTTCGAGGGCGAGGTCATGCCCCACCGGGCGACGGCGACGCGCTACGTCGTCCAGAAGGGGACGGCGGCGACGCTCGACTTTGCCGCGACGATGGCGCAGGCCAGCCGCGTCGTTTCCGGCTACGACGACGCCTTCCCCGGCCTCGCCGACTCGCTCCGCACGGCCGCCGAGGCGGCCTGGGTCTGGGCGCGGGCGAACCCGACCGTGGCGTACAACCAGGGCGCCCTCTCTGACCCGGCGATCTCGACCGGCGCCTACGGCGACGGCACCTTCTCCGACGAGTTCGACTGGGCCGCCTGGGAGCTTTTCCTCACGACCGGCGACGCGGCGTACCTCGCCGCGCGCCCGATCCCGACCCGCCCGTCGATCGGGACGCCGTGGTGGGGCGGCGTCCGCGAGATGGGCTACTACTCGCTCCTCACGCACCGCGAGGACATCGGCGATGAGGTCGACGTCGACGCCCTCCGCGACGCGCTCCTCCGGCAGGCCGACGCCTTCCTCGCCGACCGGGAGGGCTCGGCCTACGACGTCGTGATGGGCGGGCAGACGAGCCAGTTCAACTGGGGCAGCAACTCGAACGCGGGCAACCAGGGGGTCGCGCTCGTCCTCGCCTACCAGCTCACCGGCGACCGGCGCTACCTCGACGCGGCGATCTCGAACCTCGACTACCTCCTCGGCCGGAACGCGACGGGGTTCTCGTTCCTGACCGGCTTCGGCGACAAGACGCCGATGCACATCCACCACCGCCCGTCGCAGGCCGACGGGATCGCGGACCCGGTCCCGGGCCTGCTGGCGGGCGGCCCGCACGCGGGCGGCCAGGACGTGGGCCCGAACTCGTGGCAGTGCGACGACTACCGGACGACGCCGGCCGCCTCGTACGTCGACGACTGGTGCAGCTACGCGACGAACGAGATCACGATCAACTGGAACGCGCCGCTGGTCTACCTCGCCTCGGCGATCGAGGCGGAGCTGTCGGAGACGGGGCTCCCGTCGGCGGCGGAGGGCGAGCCGCGGGGCGCGCTGCCGGTGGAGGGCTACCCGAACCCGTTCCGCGCCGAGGCCACGATCCGGTTCGAGCTGGCCTCGGCGTCCGACGTGACGGTCCGCGTGTTCGACGTGCTGGGCCGCGAGGTCGGCCGGCCGCTCGACGGCGCGCCGCGCGGGGCCGGCGTCCACCGCGTCCCGTTCGACGCCCGCGCCCTGGGGGGCGGGCTCTACCTGTACCGCGTCGAGACGGCCGGGGCGGCGGCCGGCGGGACGCTCACCCACGTCCGCTGA
- a CDS encoding arylsulfatase, with the protein MPIAPPARAALCLLAMGLVLAGAVRGQETRPNVLLVMTDDQGWGDVRSHGNPLLDTPVMDRLAREGARFERFYVSPVCAPSRASLLTGRYSLRTGTQWVTYGLETMRPEEVTIAEVFGAAGYATGLFGKWHNGSHYPSDPLGQGFDTFVGFSAGHWNNYVDAPLVANGREVETRGFITDVLTDSALAFVERNRDRPFLAYVPYNAPHSPFQVPDAYFDRYKARGFDDRTAAVYGMVENVDDNLGRLLDRIEALGLAERTVVVFLTDNGPNGDRFNGHMRGFKASVHEGGSRVPLFVRWPGRIEAGATVPELAAHIDLLPTLADLAGVPLPAGLVLDGVSLAPALLGTGPAPTGRTLFTHHSRGADLEPYPGAVRTDRWRLVREGAGWELFDMAADPSEAVDVAAHHPDVARRLAAAYDAWFADVTRGLDAPRRIPVGFPEAPVVTLPAVESTQAGGVRYAGESGWANDWLTGWGADGDRAAWALDVVEAGVYRVVLDVTAPAPGVRLRVASGAATTEAVVDRAFDPPFLPSPDRVPRGEVYAKPWMPLDAGTLRLGAGPARLAVDLVAAPGPDALDLHAVTLHRVR; encoded by the coding sequence ATGCCGATCGCTCCTCCTGCTCGCGCCGCGCTCTGCCTCCTGGCCATGGGGCTGGTGCTGGCGGGCGCCGTTCGCGGCCAGGAGACCCGTCCCAACGTCCTTCTCGTGATGACGGACGACCAGGGGTGGGGCGACGTCCGCAGCCACGGCAACCCGCTCCTCGATACGCCGGTCATGGACCGGCTGGCGAGGGAAGGCGCCCGGTTCGAGCGGTTCTACGTGAGCCCGGTCTGCGCCCCGTCGCGCGCCAGCCTCCTGACCGGCCGCTACAGCCTCCGCACCGGCACGCAGTGGGTGACGTACGGGCTGGAGACGATGCGCCCAGAGGAGGTCACGATCGCTGAGGTGTTCGGCGCCGCGGGCTACGCGACGGGACTGTTCGGGAAGTGGCACAACGGGAGCCACTACCCCTCGGACCCCCTCGGGCAGGGGTTCGACACGTTCGTCGGCTTCTCGGCCGGCCACTGGAACAACTACGTCGACGCGCCGCTCGTCGCGAACGGGCGGGAGGTCGAGACGCGGGGGTTCATCACCGACGTGCTCACCGACTCGGCACTGGCTTTCGTGGAGCGGAACCGGGACCGCCCGTTCCTTGCCTACGTCCCATACAACGCGCCCCACAGTCCCTTCCAGGTCCCCGACGCCTACTTCGACCGCTACAAGGCCCGGGGCTTCGACGACCGGACGGCGGCCGTGTACGGCATGGTTGAGAACGTGGACGACAACCTCGGGCGCCTGCTCGACCGGATCGAGGCGCTCGGGCTGGCGGAGCGGACCGTCGTCGTGTTCCTGACCGACAACGGGCCGAACGGGGACCGCTTCAACGGACACATGCGCGGGTTCAAGGCGAGCGTCCACGAGGGGGGGAGCCGGGTCCCGCTGTTCGTCCGCTGGCCGGGCCGGATCGAGGCCGGGGCGACGGTGCCGGAGCTCGCCGCGCACATCGACCTGCTGCCGACGCTCGCGGACCTCGCGGGCGTTCCGCTCCCCGCCGGCCTCGTCCTGGACGGTGTGAGCCTCGCGCCGGCCCTGCTCGGGACCGGCCCCGCGCCCACCGGGCGGACGCTGTTTACGCACCACTCCCGCGGCGCCGACCTGGAGCCCTACCCTGGAGCGGTTCGCACGGACCGCTGGCGGCTGGTCCGAGAGGGCGCCGGCTGGGAGCTGTTCGACATGGCCGCCGACCCGTCCGAGGCTGTCGACGTCGCCGCCCACCACCCCGACGTGGCCCGCCGGCTGGCGGCGGCCTACGACGCGTGGTTCGCCGACGTCACGCGAGGGCTGGATGCGCCCCGGCGGATCCCGGTCGGATTCCCCGAGGCCCCCGTCGTCACGCTGCCGGCGGTGGAGAGCACGCAGGCGGGCGGCGTCCGCTACGCGGGCGAGAGCGGCTGGGCGAACGACTGGCTCACGGGGTGGGGCGCCGACGGCGACCGGGCCGCGTGGGCGCTCGACGTGGTCGAGGCCGGCGTCTACCGCGTCGTCCTCGACGTCACGGCGCCCGCGCCCGGCGTCCGCCTCCGCGTCGCGTCGGGGGCGGCCACGACGGAGGCCGTCGTCGACCGCGCGTTCGACCCCCCGTTTTTGCCGAGCCCCGACCGCGTCCCCCGCGGCGAGGTCTACGCCAAGCCCTGGATGCCCCTCGACGCCGGCACCCTCCGCCTCGGCGCCGGCCCCGCCCGTCTCGCCGTCGACCTGGTCGCCGCCCCGGGGCCCGACGCCCTCGACCTCCACGCCGTCACCCTCCATCGTGTCCGCTAG